Proteins encoded in a region of the Catalinimonas alkaloidigena genome:
- the dcd gene encoding dCTP deaminase, producing MILSGKEIKKKLGKEIHIAPFNEAQLNPNSYNLRLHQELLVYENQVLDMKEPNPYRRIQIPEEGLVLQPGELYLGRTIETTRADCYVPMLEGRSSVGRLGIFIHITAGLGHVGANGYWTLEIACIKPVRIYAGVEICQIYFSELQGAYTAYNSKKYHNNNGVQPSLMYTEFAPKVEHS from the coding sequence ATGATTCTATCGGGAAAAGAAATTAAGAAGAAGCTGGGAAAGGAGATCCACATTGCTCCCTTCAACGAAGCGCAACTCAATCCCAACAGCTATAACCTGCGGCTGCACCAGGAGCTGCTGGTCTACGAAAATCAGGTGCTCGACATGAAGGAGCCCAATCCGTACCGGCGCATTCAGATTCCGGAAGAGGGGCTGGTGCTGCAACCCGGCGAATTGTACCTCGGTCGGACGATCGAAACCACCCGGGCCGATTGTTACGTCCCGATGCTGGAAGGCCGCTCGTCGGTCGGTCGGCTGGGCATTTTCATTCACATCACGGCGGGCCTGGGCCACGTCGGCGCCAATGGCTACTGGACGCTGGAAATTGCCTGCATCAAGCCCGTGCGGATTTACGCCGGTGTCGAAATCTGCCAAATCTATTTTTCGGAACTGCAAGGGGCCTACACGGCCTACAACAGCAAAAAATACCACAACAACAACGGCGTGCAGCCGAGCCTGATGTACACGGAGTTTGCGCCGAAGGTGGAGCACTCCTGA
- the yidD gene encoding membrane protein insertion efficiency factor YidD — translation MKLISSFFVFLVRFYQLAISPLFPPSCRYTPTCSQYMLEAIRLHGPFRGGWMGLKRMSRCHPWGGHGYDPVPKKKEADISSSC, via the coding sequence TTGAAACTCATCAGTTCCTTCTTCGTCTTTCTGGTGCGGTTCTACCAACTGGCCATTTCGCCCCTGTTTCCGCCCTCGTGCCGGTATACGCCGACGTGTTCGCAGTACATGCTGGAGGCGATTCGCCTCCACGGACCTTTCCGCGGGGGGTGGATGGGCCTGAAGCGCATGAGCCGTTGCCATCCGTGGGGCGGACATGGGTACGATCCTGTTCCCAAAAAGAAAGAAGCAGATATTTCTTCGTCCTGTTAA
- a CDS encoding NDP-sugar synthase yields MKPTLVILAAGMGSRYGGLKQMDPMGPSGEVIIDYSIFDAIRAGFGKVVFVIRRDIEADFKEAFGDKLSKQIPVEYVYQEPDVSKYTSETVERSKPWGTAQAVLSAKDVVKEPFAVINADDYYGKEAYELLVKFLSDQPAGNHYSMVGYELPKTLSEFGTVSRGVCKVDENRSLTEIVERKKVGRDEAGTIRFHNPDGERGTLGEDTIVSMNMFGFTPTFFDYIDEYFGNFVRENIKDPSAEMTIPDILNELIAKNEVSVKVLTSRDSWFGVTYKEDKPDVIGRLNSLIEGGVYPDNLWGN; encoded by the coding sequence ATGAAACCAACGCTTGTGATTTTGGCCGCCGGGATGGGCAGCCGTTACGGAGGATTAAAACAGATGGACCCGATGGGCCCCTCCGGTGAAGTCATCATCGACTACTCGATCTTCGACGCCATTCGGGCCGGCTTCGGCAAAGTCGTGTTCGTGATCCGTCGCGACATCGAAGCCGACTTCAAAGAAGCCTTCGGCGACAAACTGTCGAAGCAGATTCCGGTAGAATACGTCTATCAGGAGCCCGACGTCTCCAAATACACCTCCGAAACGGTGGAACGCAGCAAACCCTGGGGGACTGCGCAAGCCGTGCTGTCGGCCAAAGACGTGGTGAAGGAGCCTTTCGCCGTGATCAACGCCGACGACTACTACGGCAAAGAAGCCTACGAGCTGCTGGTGAAATTCCTCTCCGACCAACCGGCCGGAAACCACTATTCGATGGTAGGATACGAATTGCCCAAAACCCTTTCGGAGTTCGGAACCGTATCGCGTGGCGTGTGCAAGGTGGACGAAAACCGTTCCTTGACCGAGATTGTCGAGCGTAAAAAAGTGGGCCGCGACGAGGCCGGCACCATCCGCTTCCACAACCCGGACGGCGAGCGCGGTACGTTGGGCGAAGACACCATTGTGTCGATGAACATGTTCGGCTTTACGCCCACCTTCTTCGACTATATCGACGAGTATTTCGGCAACTTCGTACGCGAAAACATCAAAGATCCGTCGGCCGAAATGACCATTCCCGACATTCTGAACGAACTGATCGCCAAGAACGAAGTGTCGGTCAAAGTGCTGACTTCGCGCGACTCCTGGTTCGGCGTAACCTACAAAGAAGACAAGCCCGACGTGATCGGGCGGCTCAACTCCCTGATCGAGGGAGGTGTGTACCCCGATAACCTCTGGGGGAACTAA
- a CDS encoding rhodanese-related sulfurtransferase yields the protein MLLHNRVNGKELKQKLQQSQEPRTTLSFYRYVRIDDPAALRDELYAQWMQWRVWGRVYVAQEGINAQVSVPTEHFEAYRDAIYQHPYLGQLRLNVAVEDDGKSFFKLAIKVRPKIVADGLNDTTFDVTNKGQHLSAEAFNRIAEDPNTIIVDMRNHYEAEVGHFEGAIRLDADSFRDALPMAERELEGQQEKNVVMYCTGGIRCEKASAYFKHKGYKNVFQLEGGIIKYAHEVQEKGLPNKFRGKNFVFDERLGERVGHEVISHCHQCGAPCDTHTNCDNTACNLLFIQCEACAAQYEGCCSDTCQEVTHLPEEEQQKIRQQQPAKTRFSKGRLTARPTVGDQ from the coding sequence ATGCTACTTCATAACCGCGTCAACGGCAAAGAACTCAAGCAGAAACTCCAGCAAAGCCAGGAACCCCGTACCACGCTGTCGTTTTACCGCTACGTCCGCATCGACGACCCGGCCGCCCTGCGCGACGAACTGTACGCGCAGTGGATGCAGTGGCGGGTGTGGGGGCGCGTCTACGTCGCCCAGGAAGGGATCAACGCCCAGGTGAGCGTTCCGACCGAACACTTCGAAGCGTACCGCGACGCCATTTACCAGCATCCGTACCTTGGGCAGCTCCGGCTGAACGTGGCTGTCGAAGACGACGGCAAGTCGTTCTTCAAGCTGGCGATCAAAGTGCGGCCCAAAATTGTCGCCGACGGCCTGAATGACACCACGTTCGACGTGACCAACAAAGGGCAGCACCTCTCGGCCGAAGCGTTTAACCGCATCGCCGAAGATCCGAATACGATCATCGTCGATATGCGCAACCACTACGAAGCTGAGGTGGGGCATTTCGAAGGGGCCATCCGCCTCGACGCCGACTCGTTCCGCGATGCCCTTCCGATGGCTGAGCGGGAGCTGGAAGGCCAGCAGGAGAAAAACGTGGTGATGTATTGCACCGGCGGCATCCGCTGCGAAAAGGCAAGCGCCTATTTTAAGCACAAAGGCTATAAAAACGTCTTTCAGCTGGAAGGCGGCATCATCAAATACGCCCACGAAGTGCAGGAAAAAGGCCTGCCCAACAAGTTTCGGGGGAAAAACTTTGTGTTCGACGAGCGGCTGGGCGAGCGTGTCGGCCACGAGGTGATCAGTCACTGCCATCAGTGTGGCGCGCCGTGCGATACGCACACCAACTGCGACAACACCGCCTGCAACCTACTGTTTATCCAGTGCGAGGCCTGTGCGGCCCAGTACGAAGGTTGTTGCTCCGATACCTGCCAGGAGGTGACGCACCTGCCCGAAGAAGAGCAGCAGAAAATCCGCCAGCAGCAACCCGCCAAAACGCGGTTCAGCAAGGGACGCCTCACGGCCCGCCCGACGGTAGGCGACCAGTAA
- a CDS encoding rubredoxin, with translation MTTSEQLVRVFVKGGILSPGDFRKILEVAQHLGFDYFHLGSRQDILFPVPDPEAEGVIDALRDLPLEYELNQKVNQNIVSSYVSLDVMPSTKWLASHIYHYVLDTFDYQPQEKINLVDPMQSMVPLFTGNINFIASQFDNYWYLYIRYSELDPLPWCAPDLIYGFDLAKVARAIEQLNPRSRTLTAPEIYRRVQEQVTFNTREIQAPLTFPEPTFPYYEGMNRTQEGKYWLGLYWRNNCFYVDFMRALCDLCLETNVGKLSLTPWKSFIVKGIAEKDRVIWEKLLGKNGINVRHSSLELNWHLPVLNQEALELKKYFVRMLDQQDISTYGLTFTVKTQAHKILFTSVVIEKNPKATPDDPDAFNVLYARDFNPNTFEYFTYARRVSKEIVPSLLIELSKQYYDQLDAHKKGAEKAPTAQKSLNKRFRCRHCLNIYDEAYGDALNHIAPETPFADVPDTYQCPVCGSPKADYEEVPVSQASPAKE, from the coding sequence ATGACTACTAGTGAGCAACTGGTGCGCGTGTTCGTAAAGGGAGGCATTCTTTCGCCCGGCGATTTCCGCAAAATTCTGGAAGTGGCCCAGCACCTCGGGTTCGATTATTTCCACCTCGGTTCGCGGCAGGACATCCTTTTTCCGGTACCCGACCCGGAAGCCGAAGGCGTAATCGACGCCCTGCGCGACCTACCCCTGGAATACGAACTCAACCAGAAAGTCAACCAGAACATCGTCAGCTCGTACGTCTCGCTCGACGTGATGCCTTCCACCAAGTGGCTGGCGTCGCACATCTACCATTACGTGCTCGACACGTTCGACTACCAGCCCCAGGAGAAAATCAACCTGGTGGACCCGATGCAGAGCATGGTGCCGCTGTTTACCGGCAACATCAACTTCATTGCCTCGCAGTTCGACAACTACTGGTACCTCTACATCCGCTACTCGGAACTCGATCCGCTTCCGTGGTGCGCCCCGGACCTGATCTACGGCTTCGACCTGGCGAAAGTGGCCCGGGCCATTGAGCAACTCAACCCGCGCAGCCGGACGCTTACCGCCCCGGAAATTTACCGTCGGGTGCAGGAGCAGGTGACGTTCAACACCCGCGAGATTCAGGCGCCGCTTACGTTTCCGGAGCCGACGTTCCCCTATTACGAGGGCATGAACCGCACGCAGGAAGGCAAGTACTGGCTGGGCCTGTACTGGCGGAACAACTGCTTTTATGTCGATTTTATGCGGGCGCTGTGCGATTTATGCCTGGAAACCAACGTGGGAAAGCTCAGCCTGACGCCCTGGAAGTCGTTCATTGTCAAGGGCATTGCCGAAAAAGACCGGGTGATCTGGGAGAAACTGCTGGGGAAAAACGGCATCAACGTACGCCACTCGTCCCTGGAACTGAACTGGCATTTGCCGGTGCTTAACCAGGAAGCGCTCGAACTGAAAAAATACTTCGTGCGGATGCTCGACCAGCAGGACATCAGCACGTACGGGCTGACATTCACGGTCAAAACGCAGGCACACAAAATTCTTTTTACCTCGGTGGTGATCGAGAAAAATCCCAAAGCGACACCCGACGATCCCGACGCGTTCAACGTGCTGTACGCGCGAGACTTCAACCCCAATACGTTCGAGTACTTTACCTACGCGCGCCGCGTGTCGAAAGAGATTGTGCCTTCGCTGCTCATCGAACTCAGCAAGCAGTATTATGACCAGCTCGACGCGCACAAAAAAGGGGCAGAAAAAGCCCCCACAGCGCAAAAATCGCTCAACAAGCGCTTCCGCTGTCGCCATTGCCTCAACATCTACGACGAGGCGTACGGCGATGCGCTGAACCACATCGCGCCCGAAACGCCGTTCGCCGACGTACCCGACACGTACCAATGTCCCGTTTGCGGCAGCCCGAAAGCCGATTATGAAGAAGTCCCGGTGAGTCAAGCCTCGCCTGCCAAAGAGTAA
- a CDS encoding redoxin domain-containing protein yields the protein MIRYSTPFLLAALLSACQSGQDTADTSASAPDSSNVTLASQEIKVNPQLVHKTDVKTLELGASAPDFKLPGVDGKYHTLAEYQDAPVLAVIFTCNHCPTAQAYEERIKQLVTDYQSKGVQVIAISPNSPLALLYDELGYTDLGDTYEDMKMRAEDEDFNFPYLYDGDHQAVSIAYGPVATPHAFVFDKDRKLRYVGRLDASEKPGTAQAEDIRAALDDLLAGRDVANPQTKTFGCSTKWAWKNDMKEKVYNEWDAQEVTLETIDEAGIQQLLKNDTDKLRLINVWATWCGPCVVEYPEFVVMERMYNDRPFEFISISADKPEQKDKALKFLQKEHSAVENYIFDKDDKYALMEAVDPDWAGALPYTVLVEPGGKRVYSQQGSIDPLELRRLIVNHPLIGRYY from the coding sequence ATGATCCGCTACTCCACACCCTTCCTACTCGCCGCCCTGCTGTCTGCCTGCCAGTCGGGTCAGGATACGGCCGATACCTCCGCTTCTGCCCCCGACTCCTCAAACGTGACGCTGGCATCGCAGGAAATCAAGGTCAATCCGCAACTGGTCCACAAAACCGACGTCAAAACCCTGGAACTGGGCGCATCTGCCCCGGATTTCAAACTACCGGGCGTCGACGGCAAATACCACACCCTGGCCGAATACCAGGACGCGCCCGTGCTGGCGGTCATTTTTACCTGCAACCACTGCCCCACGGCACAGGCCTACGAAGAGCGCATCAAGCAGCTGGTCACCGACTACCAAAGCAAAGGCGTGCAGGTCATCGCCATTTCGCCCAACAGTCCGCTGGCGCTTCTGTACGACGAACTAGGGTACACCGACCTCGGCGATACGTACGAGGACATGAAAATGCGCGCGGAAGACGAAGACTTCAACTTCCCTTACCTCTACGATGGCGACCACCAGGCCGTCTCTATCGCCTACGGCCCCGTGGCGACGCCCCACGCGTTTGTGTTCGACAAAGACCGGAAGCTCCGCTATGTAGGGCGGCTCGATGCCTCGGAAAAGCCAGGAACGGCCCAGGCGGAAGACATCCGCGCGGCGCTGGACGACCTGCTGGCCGGGCGCGACGTGGCCAATCCGCAGACCAAAACCTTTGGGTGCAGCACGAAATGGGCCTGGAAGAACGACATGAAAGAGAAGGTTTACAACGAGTGGGACGCCCAGGAAGTAACGCTCGAAACCATCGACGAAGCGGGCATTCAGCAACTCCTGAAAAACGATACCGACAAGCTGCGGCTGATTAACGTCTGGGCCACCTGGTGCGGTCCCTGCGTGGTCGAGTACCCCGAGTTTGTGGTGATGGAGCGGATGTACAACGACCGCCCGTTCGAGTTCATTTCGATCAGCGCCGACAAGCCCGAGCAGAAGGACAAGGCGCTGAAGTTCCTGCAAAAAGAGCACTCGGCCGTCGAGAACTACATCTTTGACAAAGACGACAAATACGCACTGATGGAAGCCGTCGATCCCGACTGGGCCGGGGCCCTCCCCTACACCGTGCTGGTGGAGCCGGGCGGCAAACGGGTCTACAGCCAGCAAGGCTCCATCGATCCGCTCGAACTCCGCCGTCTGATCGTCAACCACCCGCTCATCGGCCGGTACTACTAA
- a CDS encoding amidase has product MGKRFLLFYSLLSLLLLRCHPTPEQTAAPLDLTELTVADIHEAYRAGRFTAQQLVAAYLDRIKEVDTLTHAISVVNPEALAAAQALDDEFARTQQLRPLHGIPVIVKDNINTRGLPTTGGALALQDFVPDADAFIIQRLVDAGAIVLAKSNMAEWAFSPMHTESSTVGTTHNPYHLDHVPAGSSGGTAAAVAANFGTLGLGTDTGNSIRGPSSHNALVGFRTTLGLVSRSAIIPLYLRNDVVGPMCRTVEDATRVLEVTAGFDPDDPLTRQAEGKIPDNYQQFLQADGLQGARIGVLRALSDHDPNPEIKALFEQALADLRAQGADVVDSVAVPDFAALRQHQWCAEFRKDVEAYLATYVHRDTMQTLEDIIRVGTTSDYAAEGLAYQADHIGRGGLPEVPCGDAYTDPRRIAFREAIEHTMDSLRLDALVYPSWLHPPALIDSFQVQYRGDNSQIIAPHTGQPAFTVPMGFTRENLPAGLQFLGRMYAEPTLIKLTYAYEQATHHRVPPTLEK; this is encoded by the coding sequence ATGGGTAAACGTTTTCTGCTGTTCTACAGCCTCCTGTCCCTCCTGCTGCTCCGTTGCCACCCCACTCCCGAGCAAACCGCTGCCCCCCTCGACCTGACCGAATTGACCGTCGCTGACATTCACGAGGCGTACCGGGCCGGGCGCTTTACGGCGCAGCAACTGGTGGCGGCTTACCTGGATCGCATTAAGGAGGTGGATACCCTGACCCACGCCATTTCGGTGGTGAATCCCGAAGCGCTGGCGGCGGCACAGGCCCTGGACGATGAATTTGCCCGCACGCAGCAGTTGCGACCGCTGCACGGCATTCCCGTCATTGTGAAAGACAACATCAATACCAGAGGACTGCCTACGACCGGGGGCGCGCTGGCGCTACAGGATTTTGTCCCGGACGCCGATGCCTTTATCATCCAACGTCTGGTGGATGCCGGCGCCATCGTCCTGGCGAAGTCGAACATGGCCGAGTGGGCGTTCAGTCCGATGCACACGGAAAGTTCGACCGTCGGCACCACGCACAATCCCTACCACCTCGACCACGTTCCGGCGGGGTCCAGCGGGGGGACGGCCGCGGCGGTCGCGGCGAATTTCGGCACCCTCGGCCTGGGTACCGACACCGGCAACTCGATCCGGGGGCCTTCGTCGCACAACGCGCTGGTCGGGTTCCGCACCACGCTTGGGCTGGTGAGCCGCAGCGCCATCATTCCCCTCTACCTGCGCAACGACGTGGTGGGGCCGATGTGCCGCACAGTGGAAGACGCCACCCGCGTGCTGGAAGTGACGGCCGGGTTTGACCCGGACGATCCGCTGACGCGCCAGGCCGAGGGCAAAATTCCGGACAACTACCAACAGTTTCTGCAAGCGGACGGCCTGCAAGGAGCGCGCATCGGGGTGTTACGCGCGCTGAGCGACCACGACCCGAATCCGGAGATCAAAGCGCTGTTCGAACAAGCGTTGGCTGACCTGCGCGCCCAGGGGGCAGATGTCGTCGATTCGGTGGCGGTGCCCGACTTCGCGGCGTTGCGCCAACACCAGTGGTGTGCCGAATTTCGGAAGGACGTGGAAGCGTACCTGGCGACGTACGTGCACCGCGACACGATGCAGACGCTGGAAGACATCATCCGCGTGGGCACCACGTCGGACTACGCCGCCGAAGGGCTGGCCTATCAGGCAGACCACATCGGCCGGGGCGGGCTCCCGGAGGTTCCCTGCGGGGACGCCTACACCGATCCGCGCCGCATTGCATTTCGCGAAGCCATCGAACACACGATGGACAGCCTCCGGCTCGACGCGCTCGTCTATCCGTCGTGGCTCCACCCGCCGGCCCTGATCGACTCGTTTCAGGTGCAGTACCGGGGCGACAACAGCCAGATTATCGCGCCGCACACCGGTCAACCGGCCTTTACGGTTCCGATGGGCTTTACGCGCGAAAACCTCCCGGCCGGCCTGCAGTTTCTGGGCCGCATGTACGCCGAGCCTACCCTGATCAAACTCACCTACGCCTACGAACAGGCCACGCACCACCGCGTCCCGCCAACGTTGGAAAAGTAG
- a CDS encoding ThuA domain-containing protein codes for MKPSLLFLLAAWLIAPLVQAQTSFRVLVFSKTNGYRHEAIETGVATVKQLGAQYNFDVDTTEDSLQFNDNTLKQYDVVVFLNTTQNVLGEAEQAAFEKYIQSGKGYVGIHAAADTEYDWPWYGQLVGHYFDSHPKQQTAMLHVEDAKHPASAHLPDPWEWTDEWYNYKEDQAGDLTVLLTVDESSYEGGNMGAMHPMAWYHEFDGGRAFYTGLGHRDDCYEKPEFLQHLYGALYWAATGKKKLPNMVSTEK; via the coding sequence ATGAAACCTTCTCTTCTTTTTTTGCTGGCAGCGTGGCTGATCGCCCCGCTGGTCCAGGCGCAGACTTCTTTTCGGGTACTGGTGTTTTCCAAAACCAATGGCTACCGTCATGAGGCCATCGAAACGGGCGTCGCGACCGTGAAACAACTGGGCGCACAGTACAACTTTGACGTCGACACGACGGAAGATTCGCTCCAGTTCAATGACAATACGCTGAAGCAGTACGACGTGGTGGTGTTTCTGAACACGACGCAAAACGTGCTGGGCGAGGCCGAACAGGCCGCGTTCGAAAAGTACATCCAGAGCGGCAAGGGCTACGTCGGCATCCACGCCGCCGCCGACACCGAATACGACTGGCCCTGGTACGGGCAACTGGTCGGGCACTACTTTGATTCGCATCCGAAGCAACAGACGGCGATGTTACACGTAGAAGACGCTAAGCACCCGGCTTCGGCGCATCTGCCCGATCCGTGGGAGTGGACCGACGAGTGGTACAATTATAAGGAAGACCAGGCGGGCGACCTGACGGTGCTGCTCACCGTCGACGAAAGTAGCTACGAGGGCGGCAACATGGGCGCTATGCACCCGATGGCCTGGTACCACGAGTTCGACGGCGGCCGGGCGTTTTACACCGGCCTGGGCCACCGCGACGACTGTTACGAGAAGCCCGAATTTTTGCAGCACCTGTACGGAGCGCTCTACTGGGCCGCCACCGGCAAGAAAAAGCTGCCGAATATGGTAAGTACTGAGAAATAA